Proteins co-encoded in one Candidatus Omnitrophota bacterium genomic window:
- a CDS encoding TrkA family potassium uptake protein — MHIVIIGGGRIGMFLAKRLLKENHTLVIVEKEEERAQEIAKELDLLVIHGDACEPSILEQAGIERADVMVAATGKDEDNFIVCQIAKEQFKVKRTIARVNDPENERAFNELGVDVPIGATVILGKIIEEEASFADVVDLFSFKRGKLALIRVDLPENSPVIHKKLQELQFPANSVLVSIMRGDEIIVPKGDTTLQPMDDILALTFVEQKQQLLNFLIGNV; from the coding sequence ATGCATATCGTGATCATCGGCGGCGGACGGATCGGGATGTTCCTGGCCAAGCGGCTGCTGAAGGAAAACCACACCCTTGTGATTGTCGAGAAGGAAGAGGAGCGGGCCCAGGAAATCGCCAAGGAGCTCGATCTCCTCGTCATCCACGGTGACGCCTGCGAGCCCAGCATCCTCGAGCAGGCGGGCATCGAGCGCGCGGACGTGATGGTCGCCGCCACCGGGAAGGACGAGGACAACTTCATTGTCTGCCAGATCGCCAAGGAGCAGTTCAAGGTCAAACGCACCATCGCCCGCGTCAACGATCCGGAAAACGAACGCGCGTTCAACGAGCTGGGGGTCGACGTTCCCATCGGCGCCACCGTGATCCTCGGCAAGATCATCGAGGAGGAAGCTTCGTTCGCCGACGTTGTGGATCTGTTCAGCTTCAAGCGCGGCAAGCTGGCCCTCATCCGCGTCGACCTTCCGGAAAACTCGCCCGTCATTCACAAAAAACTGCAGGAATTGCAGTTCCCCGCCAACTCCGTGCTGGTCTCGATCATGCGCGGCGATGAGATCATCGTCCCCAAAGGCGACACCACCCTGCAGCCGATGGACGACATCCTGGCCCTGACGTTTGTGGAACAAAAACAGCAGCTGCTGAATTTTTTGATCGGGAACGTTTGA
- the rplT gene encoding 50S ribosomal protein L20 has product MVRVKHAVSTRRRKKRVMKMAKGQFGHRSRRFRQAKKSVVKGLVYAYRDRKAKKRVYRRLWIARINAACRGAGIAYSRFIKGLTAANVEIDRKMLADLAVRSPEGFNKLVQIAKNSVASKPAAKTA; this is encoded by the coding sequence ATGGTTAGAGTCAAGCATGCAGTTTCCACGCGCCGCCGCAAGAAGCGCGTTATGAAGATGGCCAAAGGGCAATTCGGGCATCGGAGCCGGCGTTTCCGCCAGGCCAAGAAGTCCGTTGTCAAGGGGCTCGTTTATGCGTACCGCGACCGCAAGGCCAAGAAGCGCGTATACCGCAGACTGTGGATCGCCCGGATCAACGCGGCCTGCCGCGGCGCCGGCATCGCCTACAGTCGTTTCATCAAGGGCTTGACCGCGGCGAACGTCGAGATCGACCGCAAGATGCTCGCGGACCTGGCTGTCAGATCGCCGGAGGGCTTCAACAAGCTTGTGCAGATCGCGAAGAATAGCGTCGCATCAAAACCCGCCGCCAAGACAGCCTGA
- a CDS encoding TrkH family potassium uptake protein, translated as MLLKPDVVKDVKIVGFYLGRVISGISVFMAVPLALSLSLGETDPAADFIIGILSCLFFGLLMYILCYTKQEPRWIHGMMVVALSWLAAAGFSAVPLFLSGHFASFLDAYFEAMSGITTSGLSLANDLSHMSYGHNLWRHLIMFMGGQGMVVVVLSFFLFGSAGGFRLYVGEGRDERVMPNIRQTSRAIWTISMVFLVLGTALLAAIAFQDGMSFKNALFHGACIFMAAFDTGGFSPHHQSIVYYHSWTFELATILIMVLGAINFRVHYVVWMGKRAEIWNNVELRALLTTILGAYFLVALGLTFHWQVYPDAVSLFRRGFYQLISAHTGTGFQTIYSDQFLGEWDQLSLFALIVAMVLGGAICSTTGGIKMIRLAIIVQAFALEIKHFIATEASVFFKKVHHIKTVILNEKQMLSSCLILLAYVVTVFIGSMVGMMCGYPFLDSLFESASATGNVGLSCGITAVTMPWVLKISYIVQMWAGRLEFMSVFAVLGFVFALFRGR; from the coding sequence ATGCTGCTTAAGCCGGATGTTGTGAAAGACGTCAAAATCGTCGGGTTTTATCTCGGCCGCGTGATCTCCGGGATCTCAGTGTTCATGGCGGTTCCCCTGGCCCTTTCTTTGTCGCTGGGGGAGACGGACCCGGCCGCAGATTTTATCATCGGGATACTGTCGTGTCTGTTCTTTGGGCTGCTGATGTACATCCTCTGTTACACCAAGCAGGAGCCCCGCTGGATCCACGGGATGATGGTCGTGGCCCTGTCCTGGCTGGCGGCGGCGGGATTTTCGGCTGTGCCGCTGTTCTTGAGCGGACACTTCGCGTCGTTTCTCGACGCGTACTTCGAGGCCATGTCCGGCATCACCACCAGCGGGCTGTCCCTGGCCAACGATCTTTCCCACATGTCGTACGGTCATAACCTCTGGCGGCATTTGATCATGTTCATGGGCGGCCAGGGGATGGTCGTGGTTGTCTTGAGTTTTTTCTTGTTCGGTTCGGCCGGGGGGTTCCGGCTTTACGTCGGCGAAGGCCGGGACGAGCGGGTGATGCCCAACATCCGGCAGACCAGCCGCGCGATATGGACGATCAGCATGGTTTTCCTTGTCCTGGGGACGGCGCTCCTGGCCGCGATCGCGTTCCAGGATGGGATGTCGTTCAAGAACGCCCTGTTTCACGGGGCCTGCATCTTCATGGCCGCCTTTGATACCGGAGGGTTCTCTCCCCACCATCAAAGCATTGTGTACTATCACAGTTGGACATTTGAGCTGGCCACCATCCTGATCATGGTCTTGGGCGCGATCAATTTCCGCGTCCATTATGTGGTCTGGATGGGCAAGCGGGCTGAGATCTGGAATAACGTGGAGTTGCGGGCGCTGTTGACGACGATCCTGGGCGCGTATTTCCTTGTGGCCCTGGGGCTGACGTTCCATTGGCAGGTCTATCCGGACGCCGTCTCTTTGTTCCGGCGGGGATTTTATCAGTTGATCTCCGCGCACACCGGGACCGGGTTCCAGACGATCTATTCGGACCAGTTCCTGGGGGAATGGGACCAGCTGTCCCTGTTCGCGCTGATCGTGGCCATGGTGCTGGGCGGGGCGATCTGCTCGACCACGGGCGGGATCAAAATGATCCGGCTGGCGATCATTGTCCAAGCCTTTGCTCTGGAGATCAAACATTTCATTGCGACCGAGGCCTCTGTTTTTTTCAAGAAGGTTCATCATATCAAGACGGTGATCCTTAATGAGAAGCAGATGTTGTCTTCCTGTTTGATCCTACTGGCGTATGTGGTCACGGTTTTCATCGGCAGCATGGTCGGGATGATGTGCGGGTATCCGTTCCTGGACTCGTTGTTCGAATCGGCGTCGGCCACGGGCAACGTGGGCTTGTCCTGCGGGATCACGGCCGTGACCATGCCGTGGGTTTTGAAGATATCTTATATTGTACAAATGTGGGCCGGCCGCTTGGAATTCATGTCGGTCTTCGCGGTGCTGGGGTTTGTGTTCGCCCTGTTCCGGGGGCGATGA
- the rpmI gene encoding 50S ribosomal protein L35: MPKLKTNRSAAKRFKITKKGKIKYRKAGRRHILGKKTRKRKRQLRHSAYVSKTDVKRLRRLLPYG, encoded by the coding sequence ATGCCAAAATTGAAAACAAACCGTTCGGCTGCCAAGCGGTTTAAGATCACCAAAAAAGGGAAGATCAAATACCGCAAGGCCGGCCGGCGACACATCCTCGGAAAAAAAACCCGCAAACGTAAACGCCAATTAAGGCACAGCGCTTACGTCTCCAAGACGGACGTGAAGCGTTTAAGGAGGTTGTTGCCCTATGGTTAG
- a CDS encoding TrkA family potassium uptake protein: MYIIIVGCGRVGAELARLLSSEGHDVVVIDKKDGSFERLGEAFNGLTVKGNGVYPGVLQEAGVEKADIFCALTNSDNINIMASQVAKGLFKIPRVIARVYDPRKAAIYRTLGLDVLSETSLFASMIRDKITDKLLSSFLIETNELGILEFPVPEDSIGKTVSAFNVPGESIIATVRLGGKSPIIPEATTKLRKGDVLVAVVKVGHIDKIKRMFNL, translated from the coding sequence ATGTACATCATCATCGTTGGATGTGGACGTGTTGGAGCTGAGCTGGCGCGACTGCTCTCCTCGGAAGGCCATGATGTCGTCGTTATAGACAAGAAAGACGGCTCTTTTGAGCGGCTGGGTGAGGCCTTTAACGGCCTCACCGTGAAGGGCAACGGCGTCTATCCCGGCGTCCTGCAGGAAGCCGGGGTGGAGAAGGCCGACATCTTCTGCGCCCTGACCAATTCCGACAACATCAACATCATGGCCTCGCAGGTCGCCAAGGGGCTTTTCAAGATCCCCCGCGTGATCGCCCGCGTTTATGACCCCCGCAAGGCCGCCATCTACCGGACCCTGGGGCTCGACGTCCTGTCGGAGACGTCCCTCTTCGCCTCCATGATCCGCGACAAGATCACCGACAAACTCCTTTCCAGCTTCCTCATTGAAACCAACGAGCTCGGCATCCTTGAATTTCCCGTGCCGGAGGATTCCATAGGCAAGACCGTGAGCGCCTTCAACGTTCCGGGCGAAAGCATCATCGCGACGGTGCGGCTTGGCGGAAAATCGCCGATCATTCCCGAGGCCACCACCAAGCTCCGCAAGGGCGACGTCCTGGTCGCGGTCGTCAAGGTCGGGCATATTGACAAAATCAAACGGATGTTCAATTTGTAA
- the infC gene encoding translation initiation factor IF-3, translated as MNERIRCPEVRVIGPNSEQLGVVVIKRALELAQEHELDLVEVAPMAKPPVCRIMDFSKYKYDQEKKERRVKKHQHVAHLKQIRIKPHIDEHDYQVKLRQAIGFLEKKDKVKINLFFRGREMAFRDLGQKVVDRFVVDLGEHGLPEGSPSFEGRVLSISITPRAEKGKVPDKEKADSVK; from the coding sequence GTGAACGAACGGATCCGGTGCCCGGAGGTGCGCGTCATCGGCCCGAATTCGGAGCAGTTGGGAGTGGTCGTGATTAAAAGAGCCCTTGAGCTGGCCCAGGAACACGAACTGGACCTGGTGGAAGTGGCGCCCATGGCGAAACCGCCGGTGTGCCGCATCATGGATTTCAGCAAATATAAGTACGACCAGGAAAAGAAAGAGCGCCGGGTCAAGAAACACCAGCACGTCGCCCACTTGAAGCAGATCCGCATCAAGCCGCATATCGACGAGCACGATTATCAGGTAAAATTGCGCCAGGCGATCGGTTTTCTGGAGAAGAAGGACAAGGTCAAGATCAACCTGTTTTTCCGGGGCCGCGAAATGGCGTTCCGCGACTTGGGACAGAAGGTTGTGGACCGTTTTGTCGTGGATCTGGGTGAGCACGGGCTGCCGGAAGGGTCCCCGAGTTTTGAAGGGCGCGTTTTGTCGATTTCAATCACCCCCCGCGCGGAGAAGGGGAAGGTCCCGGACAAGGAAAAAGCCGATTCGGTGAAGTGA
- the pheS gene encoding phenylalanine--tRNA ligase subunit alpha, with the protein MSWNFEQITLEAENDVQSAADPKGLEAVRVKYLGRKGLLPQIYAALAEIPEQDRPLAGKKANEFRASLTRLLDEKKKELESAPVQGAAAGGRDVTLPGVAAPLGHKHVLTQTIEEICRIFEGMGFAVQEGPEIETEFNNFTALNIPVDHPSRDAFDTFYLQKEDPSSKGRSLLLRSQTSPGQIRAMQAHKPPLAVVIPGKVYRPDAVDATHSFMFHQIEGLLVDKDVKFSDLKGLLTVFCHRFFGENIKMRFRPHFFPFTEPSAEVDISCDFGLGKGASTSKKWLEIMGCGMVHPRVFEHAGYPKGKYSGLAFGMGVERIAMLKHGITDIRLFFENDVRFLKQF; encoded by the coding sequence ATGAGTTGGAATTTTGAACAAATCACGCTGGAAGCGGAAAACGATGTCCAAAGCGCCGCGGATCCCAAAGGCCTGGAAGCGGTCCGGGTGAAATACCTTGGGCGCAAAGGCCTGCTTCCGCAGATCTATGCCGCCCTGGCCGAGATCCCCGAACAGGACCGTCCCCTGGCCGGGAAAAAGGCCAATGAATTCCGCGCCTCCCTGACGCGCCTTTTGGATGAAAAGAAAAAAGAACTGGAATCCGCGCCGGTGCAGGGGGCTGCCGCGGGCGGCCGCGATGTGACCCTGCCCGGGGTCGCGGCTCCTCTGGGGCACAAGCATGTCTTGACGCAGACCATCGAAGAGATCTGCCGGATCTTCGAGGGTATGGGGTTTGCCGTCCAGGAAGGCCCGGAGATCGAGACCGAGTTTAACAATTTCACGGCCCTCAATATTCCCGTTGACCATCCGTCTCGGGACGCGTTCGACACGTTCTATTTACAGAAGGAAGACCCGTCCAGCAAAGGCCGGAGCCTTCTTCTGCGCAGCCAGACCTCGCCGGGCCAGATCCGCGCCATGCAGGCCCACAAGCCGCCGCTGGCCGTGGTGATTCCGGGCAAGGTGTACCGTCCCGACGCCGTTGACGCCACACATTCCTTCATGTTCCACCAGATCGAGGGGCTTCTGGTGGACAAGGATGTCAAATTTTCTGACCTCAAGGGCCTCTTGACGGTTTTTTGCCACCGCTTTTTTGGAGAAAATATCAAGATGCGGTTTCGGCCTCATTTTTTCCCTTTCACCGAGCCGTCCGCCGAAGTGGACATCTCCTGCGATTTTGGGCTCGGCAAGGGAGCTTCGACGAGCAAGAAATGGCTCGAGATCATGGGCTGCGGCATGGTGCATCCGCGCGTCTTCGAGCACGCAGGGTACCCCAAAGGCAAATACTCCGGGCTTGCGTTCGGGATGGGGGTCGAACGCATCGCCATGCTGAAACACGGCATCACAGACATCCGTTTGTTTTTTGAGAACGACGTGAGGTTTTTAAAGCAGTTTTGA